From Ictidomys tridecemlineatus isolate mIctTri1 chromosome 2, mIctTri1.hap1, whole genome shotgun sequence, the proteins below share one genomic window:
- the Ano8 gene encoding anoctamin-8 isoform X1, translating into MAETASGAGGTSLEGERGKRPPPEGEPAAPASGVLDKLFGKRLLQAGRYLVSHKAWMKTVPTENCDVLMTFPDTTDDHTLLWLLNHIRVGIPELIVQVRHHRHTRAYAFFVTATYESLLRGADELGLRKAVKAEFGGGTRGFSCEEDFIYENVESELRFFTSQERQSIIRFWLQNLRAKQGEALHNVRFLEDQPIIPELAARGIIQQVFPVHEQRILNRLMKSWVQAVCENQPLDDICDYFGVKIAMYFAWLGFYTSAMVYPAVFGSVLYTFTEADQTSRDVSCVVFALFNVIWSTLFLEEWKRRGAELAYKWGTLDSPGEAVEEPRPQFRGVRRISPVTRAEEFYYPPWKRLLFQLLVSLPLCLACLACVFLLMLGCFQLQELVLSVKGLPRLARFLPKVVLALLVSVSAEGYKKLAIWLNDMENYRLESAYEKHLIIKVVLFQFVNSYLSLFYIGFYLKDMERLKELLLVLSLSQSLERQLRAVLVPLVALRFRLLLLSLRGLLLSARAKMLATLLITRQFLQNVREVLQPHLYRRLGRGQLGLRAIWELARALLGLLSLRRPVPRRLEAQADEGSGGGSGGGRRCLSGGCGAPEEEEEATVERRPAGEGGEVRDGPRGSKEEAEEEEEEEEEEEEDDDEGEEGGLLDCGLRLKKVSFAERGAGRRRPGPNPEALLEEGSPTMVEKGLEPGVFTLAEEDDEPEGPPGSPEREPPTILLRRAGGEGRDQGPDGGPDPEPGSGDSAGRQKRQNRSSWIDPPEEEPSAQLTQAELESCMRKYEDTFQDYQEMFVQFGYVVLFSSAFPLAALCALVNNLIEIRSDAFKLCTGLQRPFGQRVESIGQWQKVMEAMGVLAIVVNCYLIGQCGQLQRLFPWLSPEAAIVSVVVLEHFALLLKYLIHVAIPDIPGWVAEEMAKLEYQRREAFKRHERQAQHRYQQQQRRRREEEERQRHAEHHARRERDTSGREEARAEGAGLDPAASEKTSAKAKGGGAGSHGPERPKRPGSLLAPNNVMKLKQIIPLQGKFLSSGATSSLAGTGTGPATRQPSAQSPTGSDTRLPAFLSFKFLKSPETRRDPERSHSPPKAFHAGKLFPFGGTRAETGSNGAGGQARQDGTPSGGSSRAQRSGPADEASAEELEAPRPEEEGSGTALALAGAPGLRTHRSRSPAPPPPIPLSRPPTPPAGCWQWDGPWGCGGEGAAPRQAPPAADCPPCALPGPPPALQPLPGDASFYSLPPPPLPLTSEPPGAPSPSPSPSPQAVCWPSGWH; encoded by the exons ATGGCCGAGACTGCCTCGGGCGCCGGGGGCACGTCCCTGGAGGGAGAGCGCGGCAAGAGGCCCCCGCCGGAGGGCGAGCCCGCAGCCCCTGCGTCTGGAGTTCTGG ATAAGCTTTTCGGGAAGCGGCTCCTGCAGGCGGGTCGCTACCTGGTGTCCCACAAGGCGTGGATGAAGACCGTTCCCACGGAGAACTGTGATGTGCTGATGACCTTTCCAG ACACCACTGATGACCACACGCTGCTATGGCTGCTGAACCACATCCGCGTGGGCATCCCTGAGCTCATCGTGCAAGTCCGCCACCACCGCCACACGCGTGCCTACGCCTTCTTCGTCACAGCCACATATGAGAG CCTACTCCGAGGGGCCGACGAGCTGGGTCTGCGCAAGGCTGTGAAGGCCGAGTTCGGCGGGGGCACCCGTGGCTTCTCCTGCGAAGAAGACTTCATCTATGAGAATGTGGAAAGTGAGCTACGCTTCTTCACATCCCAG GAACGCCAGAGCATCATCCGCTTCTGGCTGCAGAACCTGCGTGCCAAGCAGGGAGAGGCGTTGCACAACGTGCGGTTCCTGGAGGACCAGCCAATCA TCCCGGAGCTGGCGGCCCGGGGGATCATCCAGCAGGTGTTCCCGGTCCATGAACAGCGCATCCTGAACCGCCTCATGAAGTCCTGGGTGCAGGCTGTGTGTGAAAACCAGCCTTTAG ATGACATCTGTGACTACTTTGGTGTGAAGATTGCCATGTACTTTGCCTGGCTGGGCTTCTACACGTCAGCAATGGTGTACCCTGCTGTCTTTGGCTCTGTCCTGTACACGTTCACGGAGGCTGATCAG ACAAGCCGGGATGTGTCCTGCGTGGTCTTTGCGCTCTTCAACGTGATCTGGTCAACACTGTTCTTAGAGGAGTGGAAACGGAGGGGGGCAGAGCTGGCCTACAAGTGGGGAACACTGGATTCACCTGGGGAAGCTGTGGAGGAGCCACGTCCCCAGTTCAGG GGCGTGCGCCGCATCAGCCCCGTGACCCGCGCTGAGGAGTTCTACTACCCGCCGTGGAAGCGGCTGCTCTTCCAGCTGCTCGTGAGCCTGCCGCTGTGCTTGGCCTGCCTGGCCTGCGTCTTCTTGCTCATGCTGGGATGCTTCCAGCTGCAG GAGCTGGTGCTGAGTGTGAAGGGGCTTCCCCGTCTCGCCCGCTTCCTGCCCAAGGTCGTGCTGGCCCTGCTGGTCAGCGTGAGCGCCGAGGGCTACAAGAAGCTGGCCATCTGGCTCAACGACATGG AGAACTACCGGCTGGAGAGCGCCTACGAGAAGCACCTCATCATCAAGGTCGTCCTG TTCCAGTTTGTCAACTCGTACCTGAGCCTCTTCTACATCGGCTTCTACCTCAAGGACATGGAGCGCCTCAAAGAG CTCCTGCTCGTCCTGTCCCTGTCCCAGAGCCTTGAGCGGCAGCTGCGGGCGGTGCTGGTCCCGCTCGTGGCCCTGCGGTTCCGcctgctcctcctctccctccgGGGCCTTCTGCTCTCGGCCCGGGCCAAA ATGCTGGCCACGCTGCTCATCACCCGCCAGTTCCTCCAGAATGTGCGTGAGGTCCTGCAGCCACACCTGTACCGTAGGCTGGGTCGTGGCCAGCTCGGTCTGCGGGCCATCTGGGAGCTGGCCCGAGCCCTGCTCGGCCTGTTGAGCCTCAGGCGCCCTGTGCCTCGCCGCCTCGAAGCCCAGGCCGACGAGGGCAGTGGCGGCGGCAGTGGGGGGGGCCGCAGGTGTCTCAGTGGGGGCTGCGGGGCacctgaggaagaggaagaggccacAGTGGAGCGGAGACCAGCCGGGGAAGGTGGGGAGGTCAGGGACGGGCCCCGGGGGAGcaaggaggaggcagaagaggaggaggaagaggaggaagaagaggaggaggacgaTGACGAGGGCGAGGAAGGTGGCCTTCTGGACTGTGGGCTCCGCCTGAAGAAGGTCAGCTTTGCTgagcgcggggcggggcggcgccGGCCTGGCCCAAACCCAGAGGCCCTCTTGGAGGAGGGAAGCCCCACCATGGTGGAGAAGGGGCTGGAGCCGGGCGTGTTCACACTGGCCGAGGAGGACGACGAGCCTGAGGGTCCTCCTGGAAGCCCTGAGCGAGAGCCCCCAACCATCCTGCTCCGTCGGGCTGGGGGCGAGGGCCGAGACCAAGGGCCTGATGGAGGCCCAGACCCAGAGCCTGGCTCTGGGGACTCAGCCGGGAGGCAGAAGAGGCAGAACCGGTCATCTTGGATCGACCCCCCTGAGGAGGAGCCCTCGGCCCAGTTGACCCAGGCAGAGCTGGAGAGCTGCATGAGGAAGTACGAG GACACCTTCCAGGACTACCAGGAGATGTTCGTGCAGTTCGGATACGTCGTGCTCTTCTCGTCCGCCTTCCCGCTGGCCGCGCTCTGCGCCCTGGTCAACAACCTCATCGAGATCCGCAGTGACGCCTTCAAACTGTGCACGGGCCTGCAGCGGCCCTTCGGCCAGCGCGTCGAGAGCATCGGCCAGTGGCAG AAGGTCATGGAGGCCATGGGCGTGCTGGCGATCGTGGTGAACTGCTACCTCATCGGCCAGTGCGGGCAGCTGCAGCGCCTCTTCCCTTGGCTGAGCCCGGAAGCAGCCATTGTGTCCGTGGTGGTGCTCGAG CACTTCGCTCTGCTCCTCAAGTACCTCATCCATGTGGCCATCCCCGACATCCCAGGCTGGGTGGCCGAGGAGATGGCCAAGCTCGAGTATCAGCGCAGAGAGGCCTTCAAG AGACACGAGCGCCAGGCCCAGCACCGCtaccagcagcagcagcggcgtcggcgggaggaggaggagcgcCAGCGCCACGCAGAGCATCATGCCCGCAGGGAGCGTGACACCAGTGGCCGGGAGGAGGCCAGGGCTGAGGGCGCTGGGCTGGACCCCGCCGCCTCCGAGAAGACCTCTGCCAAAGCCAAGGGTGGCGGAGCGGGCAGCCATGGGCCTGAGCGGCCCAAGCGCCCGGGGTCCCTGCTGGCACCCAACAATGTCATGAAGCTGAAGCAGATCATCCCGCTACAGGGCAAGTTCCTGTCATCAGGGGCCACGTCCTCGCTGGCCGGCACAGGGACTGGCCCTGCCACTCGGCAGCCCTCTGCCCAGTCACCCACCGGCAGTGACACCCGCCTACCGGCCTTCCTCAGCTTCAAGTTCCTCAAGTCGCCCGAGACCCGAAGGGATCCGGAGCGCAGCCACTCGCCACCCAAGGCCTTCCACGCCGGCAAGCTCTTCCCTTTTGGCGGGACCCGGGCTGAGACCGGGTCCAACGGGGCGGGCGGGCAGGCCCGACAGGACGGGACCCCCAGCGGTGGCAGCAGCCGGGCCCAGAGGAGTGGGCCAGCGGACGAGGCCTCAGCTGAGGAGCTGGAAGCCCCCCGGCCCGAAGAGGAAGGCTCAG GGACAGCGCTGGCCCTCGCGGGCGCCCCTGGCCTCCGCACCCACCGCAGCCGGAgccccgcgccgccgccgccaaTACCGCTGTCCCGGCCCCCGACGCCACCCGCCGGCTGCTGGCAGTGGGACGGGCCCTGGGGCTGCGGGGGCGAGGGCGCCGCCCCCCGCCAGGCCCCGCCCGCCGCTGACTGCCCCCCCTGTGCCCTCCCGGGCCCCCCTCCAGCCCTGCAGCCGCTGCCGGGGGACGCCAGCTTCTACAGCCTCCCGCCCCCGCCGTTGCCACTCACCTCCGAGCCCCCGGGGGCGCCCtcgcccagccccagccccagcccccaggccgTGTGCTGGCCCAGCGGCTGGCACTAG
- the Ano8 gene encoding anoctamin-8 isoform X3 produces the protein MYFAWLGFYTSAMVYPAVFGSVLYTFTEADQTSRDVSCVVFALFNVIWSTLFLEEWKRRGAELAYKWGTLDSPGEAVEEPRPQFRGVRRISPVTRAEEFYYPPWKRLLFQLLVSLPLCLACLACVFLLMLGCFQLQELVLSVKGLPRLARFLPKVVLALLVSVSAEGYKKLAIWLNDMENYRLESAYEKHLIIKVVLFQFVNSYLSLFYIGFYLKDMERLKELLLVLSLSQSLERQLRAVLVPLVALRFRLLLLSLRGLLLSARAKMLATLLITRQFLQNVREVLQPHLYRRLGRGQLGLRAIWELARALLGLLSLRRPVPRRLEAQADEGSGGGSGGGRRCLSGGCGAPEEEEEATVERRPAGEGGEVRDGPRGSKEEAEEEEEEEEEEEEDDDEGEEGGLLDCGLRLKKVSFAERGAGRRRPGPNPEALLEEGSPTMVEKGLEPGVFTLAEEDDEPEGPPGSPEREPPTILLRRAGGEGRDQGPDGGPDPEPGSGDSAGRQKRQNRSSWIDPPEEEPSAQLTQAELESCMRKYEDTFQDYQEMFVQFGYVVLFSSAFPLAALCALVNNLIEIRSDAFKLCTGLQRPFGQRVESIGQWQKVMEAMGVLAIVVNCYLIGQCGQLQRLFPWLSPEAAIVSVVVLEHFALLLKYLIHVAIPDIPGWVAEEMAKLEYQRREAFKRHERQAQHRYQQQQRRRREEEERQRHAEHHARRERDTSGREEARAEGAGLDPAASEKTSAKAKGGGAGSHGPERPKRPGSLLAPNNVMKLKQIIPLQGKFLSSGATSSLAGTGTGPATRQPSAQSPTGSDTRLPAFLSFKFLKSPETRRDPERSHSPPKAFHAGKLFPFGGTRAETGSNGAGGQARQDGTPSGGSSRAQRSGPADEASAEELEAPRPEEEGSGTALALAGAPGLRTHRSRSPAPPPPIPLSRPPTPPAGCWQWDGPWGCGGEGAAPRQAPPAADCPPCALPGPPPALQPLPGDASFYSLPPPPLPLTSEPPGAPSPSPSPSPQAVCWPSGWH, from the exons ATGTACTTTGCCTGGCTGGGCTTCTACACGTCAGCAATGGTGTACCCTGCTGTCTTTGGCTCTGTCCTGTACACGTTCACGGAGGCTGATCAG ACAAGCCGGGATGTGTCCTGCGTGGTCTTTGCGCTCTTCAACGTGATCTGGTCAACACTGTTCTTAGAGGAGTGGAAACGGAGGGGGGCAGAGCTGGCCTACAAGTGGGGAACACTGGATTCACCTGGGGAAGCTGTGGAGGAGCCACGTCCCCAGTTCAGG GGCGTGCGCCGCATCAGCCCCGTGACCCGCGCTGAGGAGTTCTACTACCCGCCGTGGAAGCGGCTGCTCTTCCAGCTGCTCGTGAGCCTGCCGCTGTGCTTGGCCTGCCTGGCCTGCGTCTTCTTGCTCATGCTGGGATGCTTCCAGCTGCAG GAGCTGGTGCTGAGTGTGAAGGGGCTTCCCCGTCTCGCCCGCTTCCTGCCCAAGGTCGTGCTGGCCCTGCTGGTCAGCGTGAGCGCCGAGGGCTACAAGAAGCTGGCCATCTGGCTCAACGACATGG AGAACTACCGGCTGGAGAGCGCCTACGAGAAGCACCTCATCATCAAGGTCGTCCTG TTCCAGTTTGTCAACTCGTACCTGAGCCTCTTCTACATCGGCTTCTACCTCAAGGACATGGAGCGCCTCAAAGAG CTCCTGCTCGTCCTGTCCCTGTCCCAGAGCCTTGAGCGGCAGCTGCGGGCGGTGCTGGTCCCGCTCGTGGCCCTGCGGTTCCGcctgctcctcctctccctccgGGGCCTTCTGCTCTCGGCCCGGGCCAAA ATGCTGGCCACGCTGCTCATCACCCGCCAGTTCCTCCAGAATGTGCGTGAGGTCCTGCAGCCACACCTGTACCGTAGGCTGGGTCGTGGCCAGCTCGGTCTGCGGGCCATCTGGGAGCTGGCCCGAGCCCTGCTCGGCCTGTTGAGCCTCAGGCGCCCTGTGCCTCGCCGCCTCGAAGCCCAGGCCGACGAGGGCAGTGGCGGCGGCAGTGGGGGGGGCCGCAGGTGTCTCAGTGGGGGCTGCGGGGCacctgaggaagaggaagaggccacAGTGGAGCGGAGACCAGCCGGGGAAGGTGGGGAGGTCAGGGACGGGCCCCGGGGGAGcaaggaggaggcagaagaggaggaggaagaggaggaagaagaggaggaggacgaTGACGAGGGCGAGGAAGGTGGCCTTCTGGACTGTGGGCTCCGCCTGAAGAAGGTCAGCTTTGCTgagcgcggggcggggcggcgccGGCCTGGCCCAAACCCAGAGGCCCTCTTGGAGGAGGGAAGCCCCACCATGGTGGAGAAGGGGCTGGAGCCGGGCGTGTTCACACTGGCCGAGGAGGACGACGAGCCTGAGGGTCCTCCTGGAAGCCCTGAGCGAGAGCCCCCAACCATCCTGCTCCGTCGGGCTGGGGGCGAGGGCCGAGACCAAGGGCCTGATGGAGGCCCAGACCCAGAGCCTGGCTCTGGGGACTCAGCCGGGAGGCAGAAGAGGCAGAACCGGTCATCTTGGATCGACCCCCCTGAGGAGGAGCCCTCGGCCCAGTTGACCCAGGCAGAGCTGGAGAGCTGCATGAGGAAGTACGAG GACACCTTCCAGGACTACCAGGAGATGTTCGTGCAGTTCGGATACGTCGTGCTCTTCTCGTCCGCCTTCCCGCTGGCCGCGCTCTGCGCCCTGGTCAACAACCTCATCGAGATCCGCAGTGACGCCTTCAAACTGTGCACGGGCCTGCAGCGGCCCTTCGGCCAGCGCGTCGAGAGCATCGGCCAGTGGCAG AAGGTCATGGAGGCCATGGGCGTGCTGGCGATCGTGGTGAACTGCTACCTCATCGGCCAGTGCGGGCAGCTGCAGCGCCTCTTCCCTTGGCTGAGCCCGGAAGCAGCCATTGTGTCCGTGGTGGTGCTCGAG CACTTCGCTCTGCTCCTCAAGTACCTCATCCATGTGGCCATCCCCGACATCCCAGGCTGGGTGGCCGAGGAGATGGCCAAGCTCGAGTATCAGCGCAGAGAGGCCTTCAAG AGACACGAGCGCCAGGCCCAGCACCGCtaccagcagcagcagcggcgtcggcgggaggaggaggagcgcCAGCGCCACGCAGAGCATCATGCCCGCAGGGAGCGTGACACCAGTGGCCGGGAGGAGGCCAGGGCTGAGGGCGCTGGGCTGGACCCCGCCGCCTCCGAGAAGACCTCTGCCAAAGCCAAGGGTGGCGGAGCGGGCAGCCATGGGCCTGAGCGGCCCAAGCGCCCGGGGTCCCTGCTGGCACCCAACAATGTCATGAAGCTGAAGCAGATCATCCCGCTACAGGGCAAGTTCCTGTCATCAGGGGCCACGTCCTCGCTGGCCGGCACAGGGACTGGCCCTGCCACTCGGCAGCCCTCTGCCCAGTCACCCACCGGCAGTGACACCCGCCTACCGGCCTTCCTCAGCTTCAAGTTCCTCAAGTCGCCCGAGACCCGAAGGGATCCGGAGCGCAGCCACTCGCCACCCAAGGCCTTCCACGCCGGCAAGCTCTTCCCTTTTGGCGGGACCCGGGCTGAGACCGGGTCCAACGGGGCGGGCGGGCAGGCCCGACAGGACGGGACCCCCAGCGGTGGCAGCAGCCGGGCCCAGAGGAGTGGGCCAGCGGACGAGGCCTCAGCTGAGGAGCTGGAAGCCCCCCGGCCCGAAGAGGAAGGCTCAG GGACAGCGCTGGCCCTCGCGGGCGCCCCTGGCCTCCGCACCCACCGCAGCCGGAgccccgcgccgccgccgccaaTACCGCTGTCCCGGCCCCCGACGCCACCCGCCGGCTGCTGGCAGTGGGACGGGCCCTGGGGCTGCGGGGGCGAGGGCGCCGCCCCCCGCCAGGCCCCGCCCGCCGCTGACTGCCCCCCCTGTGCCCTCCCGGGCCCCCCTCCAGCCCTGCAGCCGCTGCCGGGGGACGCCAGCTTCTACAGCCTCCCGCCCCCGCCGTTGCCACTCACCTCCGAGCCCCCGGGGGCGCCCtcgcccagccccagccccagcccccaggccgTGTGCTGGCCCAGCGGCTGGCACTAG
- the Ano8 gene encoding anoctamin-8 isoform X2: protein MAETASGAGGTSLEGERGKRPPPEGEPAAPASGVLDKLFGKRLLQAGRYLVSHKAWMKTVPTENCDVLMTFPDTTDDHTLLWLLNHIRVGIPELIVQVRHHRHTRAYAFFVTATYESLLRGADELGLRKAVKAEFGGGTRGFSCEEDFIYENVESELRFFTSQERQSIIRFWLQNLRAKQGEALHNVRFLEDQPIIPELAARGIIQQVFPVHEQRILNRLMKSWVQAVCENQPLDDICDYFGVKIAMYFAWLGFYTSAMVYPAVFGSVLYTFTEADQTSRDVSCVVFALFNVIWSTLFLEEWKRRGAELAYKWGTLDSPGEAVEEPRPQFRGVRRISPVTRAEEFYYPPWKRLLFQLLVSLPLCLACLACVFLLMLGCFQLQELVLSVKGLPRLARFLPKVVLALLVSVSAEGYKKLAIWLNDMENYRLESAYEKHLIIKVVLFQFVNSYLSLFYIGFYLKDMERLKEMLATLLITRQFLQNVREVLQPHLYRRLGRGQLGLRAIWELARALLGLLSLRRPVPRRLEAQADEGSGGGSGGGRRCLSGGCGAPEEEEEATVERRPAGEGGEVRDGPRGSKEEAEEEEEEEEEEEEDDDEGEEGGLLDCGLRLKKVSFAERGAGRRRPGPNPEALLEEGSPTMVEKGLEPGVFTLAEEDDEPEGPPGSPEREPPTILLRRAGGEGRDQGPDGGPDPEPGSGDSAGRQKRQNRSSWIDPPEEEPSAQLTQAELESCMRKYEDTFQDYQEMFVQFGYVVLFSSAFPLAALCALVNNLIEIRSDAFKLCTGLQRPFGQRVESIGQWQKVMEAMGVLAIVVNCYLIGQCGQLQRLFPWLSPEAAIVSVVVLEHFALLLKYLIHVAIPDIPGWVAEEMAKLEYQRREAFKRHERQAQHRYQQQQRRRREEEERQRHAEHHARRERDTSGREEARAEGAGLDPAASEKTSAKAKGGGAGSHGPERPKRPGSLLAPNNVMKLKQIIPLQGKFLSSGATSSLAGTGTGPATRQPSAQSPTGSDTRLPAFLSFKFLKSPETRRDPERSHSPPKAFHAGKLFPFGGTRAETGSNGAGGQARQDGTPSGGSSRAQRSGPADEASAEELEAPRPEEEGSGTALALAGAPGLRTHRSRSPAPPPPIPLSRPPTPPAGCWQWDGPWGCGGEGAAPRQAPPAADCPPCALPGPPPALQPLPGDASFYSLPPPPLPLTSEPPGAPSPSPSPSPQAVCWPSGWH, encoded by the exons ATGGCCGAGACTGCCTCGGGCGCCGGGGGCACGTCCCTGGAGGGAGAGCGCGGCAAGAGGCCCCCGCCGGAGGGCGAGCCCGCAGCCCCTGCGTCTGGAGTTCTGG ATAAGCTTTTCGGGAAGCGGCTCCTGCAGGCGGGTCGCTACCTGGTGTCCCACAAGGCGTGGATGAAGACCGTTCCCACGGAGAACTGTGATGTGCTGATGACCTTTCCAG ACACCACTGATGACCACACGCTGCTATGGCTGCTGAACCACATCCGCGTGGGCATCCCTGAGCTCATCGTGCAAGTCCGCCACCACCGCCACACGCGTGCCTACGCCTTCTTCGTCACAGCCACATATGAGAG CCTACTCCGAGGGGCCGACGAGCTGGGTCTGCGCAAGGCTGTGAAGGCCGAGTTCGGCGGGGGCACCCGTGGCTTCTCCTGCGAAGAAGACTTCATCTATGAGAATGTGGAAAGTGAGCTACGCTTCTTCACATCCCAG GAACGCCAGAGCATCATCCGCTTCTGGCTGCAGAACCTGCGTGCCAAGCAGGGAGAGGCGTTGCACAACGTGCGGTTCCTGGAGGACCAGCCAATCA TCCCGGAGCTGGCGGCCCGGGGGATCATCCAGCAGGTGTTCCCGGTCCATGAACAGCGCATCCTGAACCGCCTCATGAAGTCCTGGGTGCAGGCTGTGTGTGAAAACCAGCCTTTAG ATGACATCTGTGACTACTTTGGTGTGAAGATTGCCATGTACTTTGCCTGGCTGGGCTTCTACACGTCAGCAATGGTGTACCCTGCTGTCTTTGGCTCTGTCCTGTACACGTTCACGGAGGCTGATCAG ACAAGCCGGGATGTGTCCTGCGTGGTCTTTGCGCTCTTCAACGTGATCTGGTCAACACTGTTCTTAGAGGAGTGGAAACGGAGGGGGGCAGAGCTGGCCTACAAGTGGGGAACACTGGATTCACCTGGGGAAGCTGTGGAGGAGCCACGTCCCCAGTTCAGG GGCGTGCGCCGCATCAGCCCCGTGACCCGCGCTGAGGAGTTCTACTACCCGCCGTGGAAGCGGCTGCTCTTCCAGCTGCTCGTGAGCCTGCCGCTGTGCTTGGCCTGCCTGGCCTGCGTCTTCTTGCTCATGCTGGGATGCTTCCAGCTGCAG GAGCTGGTGCTGAGTGTGAAGGGGCTTCCCCGTCTCGCCCGCTTCCTGCCCAAGGTCGTGCTGGCCCTGCTGGTCAGCGTGAGCGCCGAGGGCTACAAGAAGCTGGCCATCTGGCTCAACGACATGG AGAACTACCGGCTGGAGAGCGCCTACGAGAAGCACCTCATCATCAAGGTCGTCCTG TTCCAGTTTGTCAACTCGTACCTGAGCCTCTTCTACATCGGCTTCTACCTCAAGGACATGGAGCGCCTCAAAGAG ATGCTGGCCACGCTGCTCATCACCCGCCAGTTCCTCCAGAATGTGCGTGAGGTCCTGCAGCCACACCTGTACCGTAGGCTGGGTCGTGGCCAGCTCGGTCTGCGGGCCATCTGGGAGCTGGCCCGAGCCCTGCTCGGCCTGTTGAGCCTCAGGCGCCCTGTGCCTCGCCGCCTCGAAGCCCAGGCCGACGAGGGCAGTGGCGGCGGCAGTGGGGGGGGCCGCAGGTGTCTCAGTGGGGGCTGCGGGGCacctgaggaagaggaagaggccacAGTGGAGCGGAGACCAGCCGGGGAAGGTGGGGAGGTCAGGGACGGGCCCCGGGGGAGcaaggaggaggcagaagaggaggaggaagaggaggaagaagaggaggaggacgaTGACGAGGGCGAGGAAGGTGGCCTTCTGGACTGTGGGCTCCGCCTGAAGAAGGTCAGCTTTGCTgagcgcggggcggggcggcgccGGCCTGGCCCAAACCCAGAGGCCCTCTTGGAGGAGGGAAGCCCCACCATGGTGGAGAAGGGGCTGGAGCCGGGCGTGTTCACACTGGCCGAGGAGGACGACGAGCCTGAGGGTCCTCCTGGAAGCCCTGAGCGAGAGCCCCCAACCATCCTGCTCCGTCGGGCTGGGGGCGAGGGCCGAGACCAAGGGCCTGATGGAGGCCCAGACCCAGAGCCTGGCTCTGGGGACTCAGCCGGGAGGCAGAAGAGGCAGAACCGGTCATCTTGGATCGACCCCCCTGAGGAGGAGCCCTCGGCCCAGTTGACCCAGGCAGAGCTGGAGAGCTGCATGAGGAAGTACGAG GACACCTTCCAGGACTACCAGGAGATGTTCGTGCAGTTCGGATACGTCGTGCTCTTCTCGTCCGCCTTCCCGCTGGCCGCGCTCTGCGCCCTGGTCAACAACCTCATCGAGATCCGCAGTGACGCCTTCAAACTGTGCACGGGCCTGCAGCGGCCCTTCGGCCAGCGCGTCGAGAGCATCGGCCAGTGGCAG AAGGTCATGGAGGCCATGGGCGTGCTGGCGATCGTGGTGAACTGCTACCTCATCGGCCAGTGCGGGCAGCTGCAGCGCCTCTTCCCTTGGCTGAGCCCGGAAGCAGCCATTGTGTCCGTGGTGGTGCTCGAG CACTTCGCTCTGCTCCTCAAGTACCTCATCCATGTGGCCATCCCCGACATCCCAGGCTGGGTGGCCGAGGAGATGGCCAAGCTCGAGTATCAGCGCAGAGAGGCCTTCAAG AGACACGAGCGCCAGGCCCAGCACCGCtaccagcagcagcagcggcgtcggcgggaggaggaggagcgcCAGCGCCACGCAGAGCATCATGCCCGCAGGGAGCGTGACACCAGTGGCCGGGAGGAGGCCAGGGCTGAGGGCGCTGGGCTGGACCCCGCCGCCTCCGAGAAGACCTCTGCCAAAGCCAAGGGTGGCGGAGCGGGCAGCCATGGGCCTGAGCGGCCCAAGCGCCCGGGGTCCCTGCTGGCACCCAACAATGTCATGAAGCTGAAGCAGATCATCCCGCTACAGGGCAAGTTCCTGTCATCAGGGGCCACGTCCTCGCTGGCCGGCACAGGGACTGGCCCTGCCACTCGGCAGCCCTCTGCCCAGTCACCCACCGGCAGTGACACCCGCCTACCGGCCTTCCTCAGCTTCAAGTTCCTCAAGTCGCCCGAGACCCGAAGGGATCCGGAGCGCAGCCACTCGCCACCCAAGGCCTTCCACGCCGGCAAGCTCTTCCCTTTTGGCGGGACCCGGGCTGAGACCGGGTCCAACGGGGCGGGCGGGCAGGCCCGACAGGACGGGACCCCCAGCGGTGGCAGCAGCCGGGCCCAGAGGAGTGGGCCAGCGGACGAGGCCTCAGCTGAGGAGCTGGAAGCCCCCCGGCCCGAAGAGGAAGGCTCAG GGACAGCGCTGGCCCTCGCGGGCGCCCCTGGCCTCCGCACCCACCGCAGCCGGAgccccgcgccgccgccgccaaTACCGCTGTCCCGGCCCCCGACGCCACCCGCCGGCTGCTGGCAGTGGGACGGGCCCTGGGGCTGCGGGGGCGAGGGCGCCGCCCCCCGCCAGGCCCCGCCCGCCGCTGACTGCCCCCCCTGTGCCCTCCCGGGCCCCCCTCCAGCCCTGCAGCCGCTGCCGGGGGACGCCAGCTTCTACAGCCTCCCGCCCCCGCCGTTGCCACTCACCTCCGAGCCCCCGGGGGCGCCCtcgcccagccccagccccagcccccaggccgTGTGCTGGCCCAGCGGCTGGCACTAG